One Fuerstiella marisgermanici DNA window includes the following coding sequences:
- a CDS encoding ABC transporter permease gives MPNLLRTIQLAMKSLMLHKLRSGLTMLGIVFGVYSVIAMLAIGQGASEQAQAQVLQLGATNIIVRSLKPPPESATNSGGGSVLRYGLLRSDFDLLDRTIPTINQAIPIRELTKTARHRDRELNARIVGGTPEYLDINHLSMAQGRFLSDDDREQKKNVAVLASGTADTLFQYENPVGQSVRIADRFYTIVGVTMPRQASAAVGGSMSGQDFNLDIYIPLETMRVRMGDLNIDRKPGSFSSEYWELSQITLRVNSQDKVVETANVVRESMKRNHKSDSDYAITVPLELLKQAEQIQGIFNVVLGAIALISLVVGGIGIMNIMLATVTERTREIGIRRALGAKRRDITVQFLTETIVLSGTGGLIGMALGFLTPQAFAGLRYFVERFIFEGGKAGNEFSEMFSQMNPQVVPASLPLAFGISVFIGVMFGLYPAWSAAKLDPIEALRHE, from the coding sequence ATGCCGAACCTGCTTCGAACCATTCAACTGGCGATGAAAAGCCTGATGCTGCATAAGCTGCGCTCAGGACTTACCATGCTGGGCATCGTCTTCGGCGTCTACTCGGTGATCGCGATGTTGGCGATCGGCCAGGGAGCCAGCGAACAGGCTCAGGCTCAGGTCCTGCAACTGGGGGCCACCAATATCATCGTTCGCAGCCTGAAGCCGCCACCGGAAAGTGCCACCAACAGCGGAGGCGGTTCCGTTTTACGGTACGGTCTGTTGCGGTCTGACTTCGACCTGCTGGACAGGACCATCCCCACCATCAATCAGGCAATTCCGATTCGGGAATTGACCAAAACCGCGCGGCATCGCGACCGCGAACTGAACGCTCGCATCGTTGGCGGTACGCCTGAGTACCTCGACATCAACCATCTGTCGATGGCTCAGGGGCGGTTCCTGTCCGACGACGATCGAGAGCAAAAAAAGAACGTCGCGGTACTCGCCTCCGGCACGGCAGACACGCTGTTTCAATACGAAAACCCGGTGGGGCAGTCGGTTCGCATCGCGGATCGGTTCTACACCATCGTGGGCGTCACCATGCCTCGCCAGGCCAGCGCCGCAGTGGGCGGCAGCATGTCCGGACAGGACTTCAACCTGGACATCTACATTCCACTGGAAACTATGCGCGTGCGCATGGGGGACCTGAACATCGACCGCAAACCCGGATCGTTTAGTTCAGAATACTGGGAGTTAAGCCAGATCACGTTGCGAGTTAATTCGCAGGACAAAGTTGTCGAAACAGCCAACGTTGTCCGCGAGAGCATGAAGCGAAACCATAAATCAGACAGCGACTACGCCATCACTGTGCCGCTGGAATTGCTAAAGCAGGCCGAACAGATTCAGGGCATTTTCAACGTCGTACTGGGAGCCATCGCGCTGATTAGTCTGGTGGTCGGCGGCATCGGCATCATGAACATCATGCTGGCCACAGTCACAGAACGAACGCGGGAAATCGGAATTCGGCGAGCCCTCGGGGCCAAGCGTCGCGACATCACGGTGCAGTTTTTGACGGAAACCATCGTGCTTTCCGGGACCGGCGGTTTGATCGGTATGGCGCTCGGATTTTTGACGCCTCAGGCCTTTGCCGGGCTGCGATACTTTGTGGAACGATTCATCTTCGAAGGCGGCAAAGCGGGCAACGAATTCTCGGAAATGTTCTCTCAAATGAACCCTCAGGTCGTTCCTGCCAGTCTACCGCTGGCCTTCGGCATTTCGGTGTTTATTGGAGTCATGTTCGGGCTGTACCCGGCGTGGTCGGCTGCGAAACTGGACCCGATCGAAGCTCTACGGCACGAATAG
- a CDS encoding large ribosomal subunit protein bL28 — MSTLKKNKRIKQAKREALYGDLKPSVGNNVTQRGKYKYLGGNGRQTTGVSKRLFKRNLQKIRVIEDGRVVRRRVPVSMIRAGLIEKPQVVDPFAIPEG, encoded by the coding sequence ATGAGCACACTCAAAAAAAACAAACGCATCAAACAGGCCAAGCGCGAAGCTCTGTACGGAGACCTGAAGCCATCCGTCGGCAACAACGTGACTCAACGCGGTAAGTACAAGTACCTCGGCGGTAACGGTCGTCAGACAACCGGCGTCAGCAAGCGACTGTTTAAACGCAATCTGCAAAAGATCCGAGTGATCGAAGACGGTCGCGTTGTTCGTCGCCGCGTGCCAGTCAGCATGATCCGCGCGGGCCTGATCGAAAAGCCACAGGTTGTCGATCCGTTTGCCATTCCTGAAGGTTAG
- a CDS encoding cyanophycinase encodes MRHLSISLILLFCVTGQTRGQVFDERYTDWPERTFISGTIVVAPSLDDPSLLQPVLPDPTADTSAALVTQGDVSPKWLAEVQSLFKEDQLSLHPLVPDTLQHVDILILCTRAPAADVTAQDVTKLHAKLQEFLDHNGTLVLVGPDCVSAGSQASGMKLIPDAILQLATDDPESDLQQLRTALSGQPRQFGISLSRQAVLILKGRKFRVVGDGSATFMVPGNGDWLPERIQILKQQTSRRQDPNEYLVDLTEWRREAIERTLEQFPPATPPTPHVENGTLVIVGGGGMPEGLMERFVELAGGYDNAKLVYIPCAEEPRVSPRQRTVEEWKKMGVQHATFLHTKDRHKANTDEEFLKPLTDATGIWFGGGRQWNMADSYYGTKAHRLMKQVLQRGGVIGGSSAGASIQARYLARATPILNFRIMAPGYERGGLGFIGGVAIDQHFSQRNRQADMSVLVQRYPQLLGIGIDESTALIVNKSVGDIVGDGQVYFYDHQKPTNGDNTDYEAFPVGSSYDLATRTVIVDATNKSE; translated from the coding sequence ATGCGTCACCTCTCGATATCCCTGATCCTGCTGTTCTGCGTGACCGGCCAAACGCGAGGCCAGGTTTTTGATGAACGTTACACCGACTGGCCAGAACGAACGTTCATTTCGGGCACGATCGTTGTCGCTCCGTCGCTGGACGATCCGTCACTACTGCAGCCCGTGTTGCCGGATCCAACAGCCGACACCTCAGCTGCGCTTGTAACACAGGGTGACGTGTCTCCGAAATGGCTCGCCGAAGTTCAAAGTCTATTCAAAGAAGATCAGCTTAGCCTTCATCCGCTGGTTCCCGACACTCTTCAACACGTTGACATTCTCATTCTTTGCACGCGAGCGCCGGCAGCGGACGTGACCGCTCAAGACGTCACAAAGCTTCATGCGAAGCTTCAGGAATTTCTCGACCACAACGGAACACTTGTACTGGTGGGACCTGACTGCGTGTCGGCCGGAAGTCAGGCATCCGGAATGAAACTGATCCCGGATGCAATCCTCCAATTGGCAACTGATGATCCAGAATCTGATTTGCAACAATTGCGTACGGCACTCAGTGGCCAGCCGCGACAGTTCGGCATCAGCCTGTCACGGCAAGCCGTACTGATCTTAAAAGGACGTAAGTTCCGAGTCGTCGGCGATGGTTCCGCAACATTCATGGTCCCAGGCAACGGAGACTGGTTGCCGGAACGAATTCAGATCCTGAAACAGCAGACGTCCCGCCGGCAGGATCCCAATGAATATCTGGTGGACCTGACGGAATGGCGGCGAGAAGCAATCGAACGGACGCTGGAACAATTCCCGCCCGCCACGCCGCCTACGCCACATGTTGAAAACGGGACTCTGGTAATTGTCGGCGGTGGCGGCATGCCGGAAGGGCTGATGGAACGCTTTGTCGAACTGGCAGGTGGCTACGACAACGCGAAGCTGGTGTACATCCCGTGTGCGGAGGAACCCCGAGTCTCACCTCGGCAGCGCACTGTGGAAGAGTGGAAGAAGATGGGTGTGCAGCATGCCACATTTTTACACACGAAGGACCGTCACAAAGCCAACACGGATGAAGAATTTCTAAAGCCGTTGACCGACGCCACAGGCATTTGGTTTGGCGGCGGGCGGCAATGGAACATGGCGGATTCGTACTACGGCACGAAGGCACATCGATTGATGAAGCAGGTGCTGCAGCGTGGCGGCGTGATTGGAGGTTCGTCAGCAGGAGCATCCATTCAGGCTCGCTACCTGGCTCGAGCGACGCCGATTTTGAACTTTCGCATCATGGCCCCCGGCTACGAACGCGGCGGGCTGGGCTTTATCGGGGGAGTCGCCATTGACCAGCACTTCAGCCAGCGAAACCGACAAGCTGATATGAGCGTCTTGGTGCAGAGGTATCCGCAGCTACTGGGAATTGGAATTGACGAATCCACAGCGCTGATCGTCAACAAATCAGTTGGCGACATCGTCGGTGATGGCCAGGTCTACTTTTACGACCACCAGAAGCCGACCAACGGCGACAACACTGACTACGAAGCGTTCCCCGTTGGTTCTTCGTACGACCTCGCGACCAGAACGGTGATTGTGGACGCAACGAATAAATCGGAGTAA
- a CDS encoding trypsin-like peptidase domain-containing protein: protein MTAPATTTGIVLRQVAALAALTLPAASIADAVEPPYVTVVANALPSCVRIVSRSDHSSGVLVSPAGHILTVAHGLHSNDDQAEVVTPRGGRLVAHILHRDAAADVALLKLQMPTSGLPDGLHALTEFASQDRSELSPHTVVLSLGFPARDTSTAEAVVRLGRIEAATDSALRTSCTLTVGDSGGPLLTTDGVLIGVHQKIGLGRSSNLHIPLQRCREVLAAALKSEDVSLSDLDNTRPVSVIQPVASAAAKKQLQQRSVRICGAADDRVIAFGTRLSDTLVATKLSLLPPGEAIRVQFMNDEFADASLLTSGQPRDLAILQLLPGNTAPPIIEPDANSAKPSHPNPSQLDIGTVLFAGNAAQTTGIVARVKRDEPRGAPSLGCTLSQDGQLVKVDRVTANSAASEAGVKPQDRLQAINAAPVRDLGSVAKALQTLEPGDRLSVTVVRVDQTTVGFGQLRHRPNKLLDRTEFLDGRAGRLSLRRTGFQNVIQHDAALEPAEMGGPLVLADGTIVGINIARRSREAVLAIPIADVLELAKLKRLQP, encoded by the coding sequence ATGACAGCACCAGCGACAACGACAGGAATCGTCCTGCGGCAGGTCGCCGCACTCGCCGCCTTGACGCTGCCTGCGGCGTCCATCGCCGACGCTGTTGAACCGCCGTATGTAACCGTGGTTGCGAACGCTCTGCCAAGTTGCGTGCGAATTGTTTCGCGATCCGATCATTCTTCCGGCGTCCTTGTGTCGCCAGCCGGGCATATCCTGACGGTCGCTCACGGACTTCACAGCAACGACGACCAGGCCGAAGTCGTCACGCCAAGAGGCGGGCGATTGGTCGCACATATCCTTCATCGTGATGCAGCCGCAGACGTAGCATTGCTGAAGTTGCAGATGCCAACATCCGGCCTGCCAGACGGGCTTCATGCACTAACTGAATTCGCGTCACAAGATCGATCTGAACTAAGTCCGCACACCGTTGTGCTGTCGCTCGGTTTTCCGGCTCGAGACACCAGCACAGCAGAAGCTGTCGTTCGGCTGGGCCGCATCGAAGCCGCCACCGATAGCGCTCTACGAACTTCCTGCACGCTCACGGTCGGTGATTCCGGCGGTCCACTACTGACGACCGACGGCGTGCTCATCGGCGTCCACCAGAAAATTGGGCTGGGAAGAAGTTCGAATCTGCACATACCGTTGCAACGCTGCCGCGAGGTTTTAGCCGCCGCGTTGAAGTCGGAAGACGTCTCGCTTTCAGACCTAGACAACACGCGGCCTGTATCGGTCATTCAACCCGTAGCATCCGCCGCCGCAAAGAAGCAGCTGCAGCAAAGGAGCGTTCGAATTTGCGGCGCAGCGGACGATCGCGTGATTGCCTTCGGAACGCGATTGTCTGACACGCTTGTCGCGACCAAGTTGAGTCTGCTGCCACCAGGCGAAGCAATCCGCGTACAGTTTATGAACGACGAATTTGCCGACGCTTCTCTACTAACGTCCGGCCAACCACGCGACCTGGCGATCCTTCAACTGCTCCCTGGAAACACCGCTCCACCAATCATCGAGCCCGACGCCAATTCCGCAAAGCCATCACATCCAAACCCAAGCCAACTCGACATCGGCACTGTGCTATTTGCCGGAAACGCAGCACAAACGACCGGCATCGTGGCTCGCGTGAAACGCGACGAACCACGCGGTGCGCCGTCACTCGGCTGCACGCTGTCGCAGGATGGCCAGCTCGTGAAAGTAGACCGTGTCACCGCCAACAGCGCGGCATCGGAGGCTGGCGTTAAGCCTCAGGACAGGCTGCAAGCGATCAACGCCGCACCGGTAAGAGACCTCGGCTCCGTTGCAAAAGCCCTGCAGACGCTTGAACCCGGCGATCGACTGTCTGTGACGGTTGTGCGAGTGGACCAGACCACGGTTGGCTTCGGACAGCTCAGGCACCGGCCAAACAAACTGCTGGACCGCACAGAGTTCCTCGACGGCCGGGCCGGACGGCTAAGCCTGCGGCGCACGGGTTTCCAGAATGTCATTCAGCACGATGCCGCGCTGGAGCCAGCCGAAATGGGCGGTCCACTCGTACTGGCAGACGGAACGATTGTTGGAATCAACATCGCTCGCCGCAGCCGAGAAGCAGTGCTGGCCATCCCAATTGCCGACGTATTGGAACTGGCGAAATTGAAGCGGTTGCAGCCATAA
- a CDS encoding FAD-dependent oxidoreductase — translation MALMATACQKGMAEDRASVIVYGSTPGGFCAAIAAAREGASVILLEPKDHVGAMSTGGLSHCDSNQMVRSTVMGLFDEWHMRVVKDYTDRGLEAPYNPALKDQTRWTFEPHVAQRVTRQMLDEAGVTVLTERYLEGVTKVGPRITSLETSNGTFTARCFVDGTYEGDLMAAAGVAWTIGREGREAYGESLAGKRFPKKEMMISGRNEDGDLLPLVTSDDAGDEAAGDKNVMTYSFRLCLTAASDNRVPMPKPADYDSARFEVVRRALRAGVKGIGFDLYPLPGDKFDGNNSIGGQFSLGLVGGGVDWHSADEAGRKQIWEAHKQYTLELFHFLTTDPAVPDAIRAKYAKLGLCKDEFASYDHFSPALYVRESRRMEGMYVIRQKDILESPRKDDPIAISSFPIDSHDCQRVALDGGVINEGTIFPVRRASGQGYAYHVPYRSILPQPEQCDNLVVPVALSCTHVGISSLRIEGTWMIIGQSAGIAAAVAADSDVAVQELPYLQLRKRLLAQGQVLVLPEVSDLPASKDSIAANDLPGIVLDDAAAKLTGDWSRSTNFKPYVANGYVFTGENDPTSEGDGKSTATFRFQVPKSGDYQLLMAYSAHETRATNVPVIVSSGAREQQFTVDQTAALPSGQHFRHLGNVQLKGGVETTITVSNQGTTGFVIVDALQLLPGN, via the coding sequence ATGGCTTTGATGGCGACCGCCTGCCAGAAAGGGATGGCTGAGGACCGAGCCAGCGTGATCGTTTATGGTTCAACGCCAGGCGGTTTTTGCGCCGCGATTGCTGCCGCTCGCGAAGGCGCGTCGGTCATTTTGCTTGAGCCAAAGGATCATGTCGGTGCGATGAGCACGGGAGGATTGAGTCATTGCGATTCAAACCAGATGGTTCGCAGCACGGTGATGGGGCTGTTCGACGAGTGGCATATGCGAGTGGTGAAAGACTACACCGATCGAGGACTTGAGGCGCCTTACAACCCGGCGTTGAAGGACCAGACCCGATGGACTTTTGAGCCGCATGTTGCTCAACGGGTAACCAGGCAGATGCTGGATGAGGCTGGCGTCACCGTGCTGACCGAGCGCTATCTTGAGGGTGTCACGAAAGTCGGGCCACGGATCACGTCGCTGGAAACAAGCAACGGCACATTTACGGCGAGGTGCTTTGTCGACGGAACGTATGAGGGCGACCTGATGGCGGCCGCGGGTGTCGCCTGGACGATCGGACGCGAAGGGCGAGAGGCGTACGGTGAATCGCTGGCTGGCAAACGGTTCCCGAAAAAGGAGATGATGATCAGCGGGCGCAACGAAGACGGCGATCTACTTCCGCTGGTCACAAGCGATGACGCTGGCGACGAAGCGGCGGGTGATAAGAATGTTATGACATACAGTTTCCGGCTGTGTTTGACTGCGGCCTCTGACAACCGCGTACCGATGCCCAAACCGGCCGACTATGACTCAGCCCGCTTCGAAGTTGTCCGCCGCGCTCTAAGGGCAGGAGTCAAGGGGATCGGCTTTGACCTCTACCCCCTTCCCGGCGACAAGTTCGATGGCAACAACTCGATTGGGGGGCAGTTTTCGTTGGGCTTGGTTGGCGGAGGCGTTGACTGGCATTCTGCGGACGAAGCGGGGCGGAAGCAGATTTGGGAAGCTCATAAGCAGTACACGCTCGAATTGTTTCACTTTCTAACCACTGACCCAGCAGTGCCCGACGCCATACGTGCCAAGTATGCGAAGCTTGGTTTATGCAAAGACGAATTTGCCAGCTACGACCACTTTTCGCCGGCGCTGTACGTTCGCGAGTCGCGCCGAATGGAAGGCATGTACGTCATTCGCCAGAAAGACATCCTCGAATCGCCTCGGAAAGATGACCCGATTGCAATCTCATCGTTTCCGATCGATTCGCACGACTGCCAGCGTGTGGCGTTGGACGGGGGCGTGATCAACGAAGGGACGATCTTTCCGGTCAGGCGAGCTTCCGGGCAGGGCTACGCTTATCACGTGCCGTACCGCTCGATCCTGCCTCAGCCTGAGCAGTGCGACAACCTTGTTGTCCCTGTCGCGCTGTCGTGTACTCATGTCGGGATTTCGTCGCTGCGCATCGAGGGGACGTGGATGATTATTGGCCAGAGTGCCGGCATCGCTGCAGCAGTGGCTGCTGACTCCGATGTTGCAGTGCAGGAGTTACCTTATCTGCAACTCAGAAAGCGTCTGCTCGCGCAGGGGCAGGTGCTTGTCCTGCCGGAAGTTTCCGACTTGCCAGCGTCAAAGGATTCTATCGCCGCAAACGATCTGCCCGGAATCGTGCTCGACGATGCCGCGGCAAAACTAACTGGCGATTGGTCTCGGTCAACAAACTTTAAGCCATACGTCGCAAACGGTTATGTGTTTACGGGCGAAAATGATCCCACGTCAGAAGGTGACGGGAAGTCGACAGCAACATTCCGATTCCAGGTGCCAAAATCTGGCGACTACCAATTGTTGATGGCCTATTCGGCTCATGAGACTCGAGCCACAAACGTCCCGGTGATCGTTTCCAGCGGGGCGCGTGAGCAGCAGTTCACCGTCGATCAAACGGCCGCGTTACCTTCCGGCCAACACTTCAGGCACCTCGGTAACGTGCAGCTGAAAGGTGGAGTTGAAACGACGATCACCGTCAGCAATCAGGGAACCACCGGCTTTGTCATCGTTGACGCTCTGCAACTGCTACCTGGCAATTAG
- a CDS encoding transposase zinc-binding domain-containing protein, giving the protein MKSVETDSVCSTIRRFYPGWSRYRRLRADVKRAASRIVDCRTSRLGARLERCQCGHICHIKYNSCRHRSCPRTRVASERNGWLD; this is encoded by the coding sequence GTGAAGAGCGTGGAGACCGATTCTGTTTGCTCAACCATCCGCCGGTTTTATCCTGGCTGGAGTCGTTACCGTCGTTTGCGAGCGGACGTGAAGCGTGCCGCGTCACGGATTGTCGACTGCCGCACGAGTCGACTTGGGGCTCGCCTCGAACGCTGTCAGTGTGGGCACATCTGCCACATCAAATACAACTCCTGCCGACACCGCTCCTGTCCCCGTACCAGGGTGGCAAGCGAGCGGAATGGTTGGCTCGATTAA